One genomic region from Listeria monocytogenes encodes:
- a CDS encoding DUF4097 family beta strand repeat-containing protein — protein sequence MEKKLRRSRVDRKVGGVFGGLAEFLGIDATLLRLIYIIITIITMKTGIAIIAYIVALFVIPSSDTSNEEVLERHRRRVEEKRNRHAGRNQARQEVREAMRNSHHHRRQRPENAEPIHHGARKKEARPRPVREFNFDNATFRSFTIRVATGDVIIRSWDKEQMKIRAVLAVHEKARSIRQLSEEKLWDYFFSQTMLDISPDNFTFESKNELLKTDLVITIPKRLYEQVKIQLLNGNLKYDDTAAEDAIIKTRHGDIRSSGASGKFLSTESADGEIFFKRSTVENVDMSTAKGDIALQGSFLTTIAKAAQGDVEYILENDTSSAADLEAPNGDIRIQIPPTWNVDGTLGTKKEKIYFDLKNAKIWDDADRTFVFTQNAEEISMATLQAKVGNGIIKVSELETKNV from the coding sequence ATGGAAAAAAAATTAAGAAGATCAAGAGTGGACCGGAAAGTCGGCGGTGTGTTTGGTGGACTAGCTGAGTTTCTAGGGATAGATGCCACACTTCTGCGACTTATTTATATTATCATCACCATTATTACGATGAAAACCGGTATTGCGATTATCGCTTATATAGTAGCCTTGTTTGTGATTCCTTCTTCTGATACAAGTAATGAAGAAGTGCTTGAACGGCATCGTCGCCGTGTGGAAGAAAAAAGAAATCGCCACGCAGGACGTAATCAAGCTAGACAGGAAGTGCGAGAAGCAATGAGAAATAGTCATCATCATAGAAGACAAAGACCAGAAAATGCCGAACCGATTCATCACGGCGCAAGGAAGAAAGAAGCACGCCCTCGCCCAGTACGAGAATTCAATTTTGATAATGCGACTTTCCGTTCCTTTACTATTAGAGTGGCGACCGGGGACGTTATCATCCGTTCTTGGGACAAAGAACAAATGAAAATCCGCGCAGTACTGGCTGTACATGAAAAAGCGCGTTCTATTCGTCAATTAAGTGAGGAAAAACTATGGGATTACTTCTTTAGTCAAACGATGCTTGATATTTCTCCGGACAATTTCACTTTCGAATCAAAAAACGAACTTTTAAAAACCGATTTAGTTATCACTATTCCAAAACGTTTATATGAGCAAGTGAAAATTCAGCTCTTAAACGGTAATTTGAAATATGACGATACGGCTGCTGAAGATGCTATTATTAAGACACGTCACGGTGATATTCGTTCATCAGGAGCTAGTGGTAAATTTTTGAGTACAGAGTCAGCGGATGGAGAAATCTTCTTCAAACGCAGCACAGTAGAGAATGTAGACATGTCTACTGCTAAAGGAGATATTGCGCTTCAAGGTAGCTTTCTTACAACGATTGCTAAAGCAGCACAAGGTGACGTTGAGTATATACTTGAAAATGATACTTCCTCGGCCGCAGATTTAGAGGCACCAAATGGTGATATTCGAATTCAAATTCCGCCAACATGGAATGTTGATGGAACACTTGGAACTAAAAAAGAAAAAATCTATTTTGACTTAAAAAATGCAAAAATTTGGGACGATGCAGATAGAACTTTTGTTTTCACTCAAAATGCAGAAGAAATAAGCATGGCGACACTTCAAGCAAAAGTAGGAAATGGAATTATCAAGGTTTCTGAACTCGAAACAAAAAACGTTTAA
- a CDS encoding DUF4097 family beta strand repeat-containing protein — MENERKRILELVKQGIISTEEALTLLENISKKEGKTAAKENIRRSAAPREEEQIEEETKEEPSYDYSKGWNNQGNPYTPPKSRKRRPEPTPENHERDEEEGGENSSKDREDSMRNMVNDLSQAGEKIGTFLNSAFKQVKDMPFPFLTSTKIERDFIYHDTTLSILEFEIANGNIEFKPSDSNDIKVHAMIKLFKEYPEDEALKIFFDKTTLRVDEETLRFESKSKQIVTNLTVYLPRREYDYVSVKMLNGNFHMDELSGRDLFVKTTNGNISIGTLNATLAEIESINGNVRIQNGEIRDVALKTFNGNVAVKGNYYSTNLQTKNGNVNYQLTGNEATFLKAKTGAGNIDVVVPATIGVDGRFHTNLGKLLLDLKDAEILESKTESVSKSITFTKLPNAADSSLKIEAEATTGSVKIRDVK, encoded by the coding sequence ATGGAAAATGAACGTAAACGTATTCTCGAATTAGTAAAACAAGGTATTATATCCACTGAAGAAGCCCTTACTCTACTTGAAAATATTTCCAAAAAAGAAGGTAAAACAGCAGCAAAAGAAAATATTCGTCGATCTGCAGCTCCGAGAGAAGAAGAACAAATCGAAGAAGAAACAAAAGAAGAACCATCATATGATTACAGTAAAGGTTGGAACAATCAAGGAAATCCTTATACACCTCCAAAAAGTCGTAAAAGACGCCCAGAACCGACTCCAGAAAATCATGAAAGAGATGAAGAAGAAGGCGGCGAAAATTCTTCTAAAGATCGTGAAGACTCCATGCGCAATATGGTTAATGATTTATCCCAAGCTGGTGAAAAAATCGGTACTTTCCTAAATAGTGCATTTAAACAAGTGAAAGATATGCCATTTCCGTTCTTAACTTCAACGAAAATCGAACGTGATTTCATTTATCATGACACAACACTTTCTATTTTAGAATTCGAAATTGCTAATGGTAATATTGAATTTAAACCATCCGATTCGAACGATATCAAAGTTCACGCGATGATTAAACTATTCAAAGAATATCCAGAAGATGAAGCACTTAAAATCTTCTTTGATAAAACGACTTTACGTGTAGATGAAGAAACTTTACGTTTTGAGTCTAAATCAAAACAAATCGTTACAAACTTAACTGTATACTTGCCTCGTCGTGAGTACGATTATGTTTCTGTTAAAATGCTTAATGGTAACTTCCACATGGATGAATTATCCGGTCGTGATTTATTTGTGAAAACCACCAATGGTAATATCAGTATTGGTACTTTAAATGCTACTTTAGCAGAAATCGAGTCAATTAATGGTAACGTCCGTATTCAAAATGGTGAAATTCGTGATGTTGCCCTGAAAACATTCAACGGTAACGTGGCAGTAAAAGGTAATTACTATTCCACTAACTTACAAACTAAAAATGGTAATGTAAATTATCAACTAACTGGAAATGAAGCTACTTTCTTAAAAGCAAAAACTGGTGCAGGGAATATCGACGTAGTTGTACCAGCAACAATTGGAGTAGATGGACGTTTCCACACAAACTTAGGTAAATTACTTTTAGATTTGAAAGATGCAGAAATTCTTGAATCTAAAACAGAGTCTGTAAGTAAATCGATTACTTTCACTAAACTACCGAATGCAGCTGATTCTTCCTTGAAAATCGAAGCAGAAGCAACAACTGGTTCTGTAAAAATTCGCGATGTAAAATAA
- the uvrA gene encoding excinuclease ABC subunit UvrA, protein MDKEKIVIQGARAHNLKNIDVEIPRDKLVVMTGLSGSGKSSLAFDTIYAEGQRRYVESLSAYARQFLGQMDKPDVDLIEGLSPAISIDQKTTSRNPRSTVGTVTEIHDYLRLLYARVGHPVCPNHGIEITSQTIEQMVDRVLEYPEKTRIQIMAPIVSGKKGTHKKTIEEIKKEGYVRIRVDGEIYDINDEIEIEKNKKHSIEIIIDRIVIKEGINTRLYDSIEAALRLADGYAVVDIVGDKELLFSEHYACPYCGFSVGELEPRMFSFNSPFGACPTCDGLGTKLEVDVDTVIPDRSLSLNEGAIIPWRPISSQYYPQMLASACKEFGIDMDTPLEKLSKEELDIILNGSKDKEFYFEYKNDFGMTRETWIPFEGILPNIERRYRETNSDFTRDQMAQYMTDLPCPSCKGYRLKEETLSVKVNDHHIGQISEFSINEALAFFDGLELSEKETQIAAPIFKEVRARLGFLKNVGLDYLTMSRAAGTLSGGEAQRIRLATQIGSRLTGVLYILDEPSIGLHQRDNDRLISTLQSMRDIGNTLIVVEHDEDTMMAADYLIDIGPGAGEHGGRIVAAGTPEEVANNKNSITGDYLSGKKFIPVPAKRRKGNGLELEIIGAKANNLKNVNAKIPLATFSCVTGVSGSGKSSLVNEVLRKALARKLNRNHAKPGEHKEIKGIENLEKIINIDQSPIGRTPRSNPATYTGAFDDIRDLFASTNEAKVRGYKKGRFSFNVKGGRCEACKGDGIIKIEMHFLPDVYVPCEVCHGKRYNGETLDIRYKGKNIAEVLEMTVEEGLEYFTNQPRIARKLQTIVDVGLGYIRLGQPATTLSGGEAQRVKLASELHKRSNGKSFYILDEPTTGLHADDIGRLLKVLQRLVEENGDTVLVIEHNLDVIKQADYLIDLGPEGGDGGGQIIATGTPEKIARSKKSYTGKYLKPILERDKERTEERIATAKKK, encoded by the coding sequence TTGGATAAAGAGAAAATAGTAATTCAGGGTGCAAGAGCCCATAACTTAAAAAACATTGATGTAGAGATTCCTAGAGACAAATTAGTAGTTATGACTGGGCTTTCAGGTTCAGGTAAATCTTCGCTTGCTTTTGATACGATTTATGCAGAAGGACAAAGACGTTATGTAGAGTCTTTGTCCGCATATGCACGCCAATTTTTAGGGCAAATGGATAAACCAGATGTGGATTTAATTGAAGGATTAAGCCCTGCCATTTCGATTGATCAAAAAACAACAAGCCGTAATCCACGTTCCACTGTTGGGACAGTTACAGAAATCCATGACTATTTGCGCTTACTTTATGCTCGTGTTGGGCATCCAGTTTGTCCAAATCACGGTATTGAAATCACTTCTCAAACAATCGAACAAATGGTAGATCGTGTTCTAGAATACCCAGAAAAAACACGTATTCAAATAATGGCTCCAATCGTTTCTGGTAAAAAAGGGACACATAAGAAAACTATTGAGGAAATCAAAAAAGAAGGATATGTTCGAATTCGTGTTGACGGAGAAATTTATGATATCAATGACGAAATTGAAATTGAGAAAAATAAAAAGCATTCTATTGAAATCATTATTGATCGCATTGTGATTAAAGAGGGCATCAATACTCGTCTGTATGATTCCATTGAAGCTGCTCTTCGTTTAGCTGATGGTTATGCGGTTGTTGATATAGTGGGGGATAAAGAATTATTATTTAGTGAACACTATGCGTGTCCTTATTGTGGTTTTTCCGTTGGTGAATTAGAACCAAGAATGTTCTCTTTCAACAGCCCATTTGGCGCTTGCCCCACATGTGATGGACTTGGGACTAAACTTGAAGTCGATGTCGACACGGTTATTCCTGATAGAAGTCTGTCTCTAAATGAAGGGGCTATTATTCCTTGGCGCCCAATTAGTTCACAGTACTACCCGCAAATGCTAGCTTCTGCCTGTAAAGAATTTGGAATAGATATGGATACACCTCTTGAGAAGCTATCTAAAGAAGAATTAGATATTATTTTAAATGGATCAAAAGATAAAGAATTCTACTTCGAATACAAAAATGATTTCGGTATGACACGCGAAACGTGGATTCCGTTTGAAGGGATACTTCCAAATATCGAACGTCGCTATCGTGAAACAAATTCCGATTTCACACGCGATCAAATGGCGCAATATATGACTGATTTACCATGTCCATCTTGTAAAGGCTATCGTCTAAAAGAAGAAACACTTTCCGTTAAAGTAAACGACCATCATATTGGGCAAATCAGTGAGTTTTCTATTAATGAAGCACTTGCTTTCTTCGATGGCTTAGAACTATCTGAAAAAGAAACACAAATTGCAGCGCCAATTTTCAAAGAAGTTCGTGCTAGACTAGGCTTCTTAAAAAATGTTGGGCTCGACTACCTAACAATGAGCCGTGCAGCTGGGACGCTTTCTGGTGGCGAAGCGCAACGAATTCGACTTGCTACACAAATCGGTTCCAGACTTACTGGTGTACTTTATATTTTAGATGAACCTTCCATCGGTCTTCATCAACGAGATAATGATCGTTTAATCAGCACACTCCAAAGTATGCGTGACATTGGAAACACGCTTATTGTCGTTGAGCATGACGAAGATACGATGATGGCCGCAGATTATCTTATTGATATTGGTCCAGGTGCAGGAGAACACGGCGGACGAATTGTTGCAGCCGGAACACCAGAAGAAGTTGCCAATAATAAAAATTCCATCACTGGTGACTATCTTTCAGGTAAAAAATTTATTCCAGTCCCTGCTAAACGTAGAAAAGGTAACGGACTAGAATTAGAAATTATTGGTGCTAAAGCAAATAATCTCAAAAACGTAAATGCAAAAATTCCACTAGCTACTTTTTCCTGTGTAACTGGAGTTTCAGGTTCAGGTAAAAGTTCGTTAGTGAATGAAGTACTACGAAAAGCGTTAGCGAGAAAACTAAATAGAAACCACGCAAAACCAGGTGAACACAAAGAAATAAAAGGCATCGAAAACCTAGAAAAAATTATCAATATTGACCAATCACCAATCGGAAGAACACCGAGATCGAATCCAGCTACTTATACAGGAGCTTTCGATGATATTCGTGACCTTTTCGCAAGTACTAATGAAGCCAAAGTTCGTGGTTATAAAAAAGGTCGCTTTAGTTTTAACGTAAAAGGTGGCCGTTGCGAGGCGTGTAAAGGCGACGGAATCATCAAAATTGAAATGCATTTCTTGCCTGATGTATATGTACCCTGTGAAGTTTGTCATGGAAAACGATACAATGGTGAGACGTTAGATATTCGTTATAAAGGCAAAAATATTGCTGAAGTATTAGAAATGACTGTAGAGGAAGGACTAGAATATTTCACCAACCAACCAAGAATTGCGCGTAAACTTCAAACAATTGTAGATGTTGGTCTTGGCTATATTCGACTTGGACAACCTGCAACTACGCTTTCAGGTGGTGAAGCGCAGCGCGTCAAACTAGCTTCGGAACTTCATAAACGTAGTAACGGAAAATCTTTCTATATTCTGGATGAACCAACTACCGGACTCCACGCAGATGATATTGGTCGTTTACTCAAAGTATTACAAAGACTTGTAGAAGAGAATGGCGATACAGTACTTGTTATTGAGCATAATCTTGACGTTATCAAACAAGCTGATTACTTGATTGATTTAGGTCCAGAAGGTGGCGATGGTGGCGGTCAAATTATTGCAACCGGCACACCTGAAAAAATCGCTCGCTCAAAAAAATCTTATACAGGTAAATACTTGAAACCAATTTTAGAACGCGATAAAGAACGCACGGAAGAACGAATTGCAACAGCTAAGAAAAAATAA